The genomic DNA TTTGTGATCCGCACTTCTTCCTCCGCAGCTTTTCGTCCTGCTTCCTTCACTGCGCATTGCCAACTGCCACCATTCTACTCTATCTCTCCAACAAAACCCTCTAAATAACCATTTTTTATTAATTCAGTATGCTCCCCCGGGCCCCCCGAGCAATCCTCTCCGCCATCCGCCCATCCCTCCGCATCAGCCGGATCGCAGCACCAGCTGCCATCCACCCTCAAGTTCCTCAACAACCCCAACCAGCTCTTCGCCGGAGCTTCCACTTTTCTCCCATCGCCCGTAAAGGCATCCATCCCGAGTCTTCCGACCCGCCCGCTCCCAAACCGCAGTCTCACAACGTCGCCGGCGCAGCAGTCCACATCACAGAGCCGACGCCATTGACGGATGTGCAGTACTATGAGTACTCGGAGCATTATCTCGAGTCGCTGCTGAATGAGGTAGAAAGGACGGCGCAGGAGGATGCGTCGGATTTGGAGGGGGAATATAATGTGCGTCAAGTCCCATCCCATCTGTGAGTGACATGCTAACGGGTTATGTTATTGCAGGCCGGTGTATTGAACATCATTGCCCCGGATATCGGCACCTTCGTTTTGAACAAGCAGCCCCCGAATAAGCAGATCTGGCTTAGCTCCCCAATTTCCGGACCCAAGCGGTATGACTGGGTTGTTGAGGGCGAGGGGCAGAATGAGAAGCAGGAAACTCGGACTAATGTCAGTGGGCAGTGGATTTACCTGCGCGATGGGTCGAATTTGACGGATTTGTTGAATTCGGAGCTGGGTTTGAATTTGCCTAAGGATATCTATAGCGAGAAGTTATATTAGGCAGAGGGGATGGATTGTATCATCTACGCAGGAAGAGGAACACGATCCTATGTATAGTGGTTATTGACTTCGAACCCGAGTTATGACAGATATATCAATATGGGCTAAATCCTTCTCGTAGAGATGAATGACTAGACGGTGTGACTGGCTTCGTCCGCCATTCGTGACCATGACCACAAAACGAATCCATCTTTATCCCAGCAACCTGCGCGATGGCAGGCAGGTTGTGGCCAAGTCCCACCAAGCAATATCTTCAGTATCTCACGAGATGCGAGGCGCAGTGGAGGATAGCCAGGCGGTATACCCATCCCTGTGGCTATCGCAAACGTAGCTCTTGCAGTTCTTTTCATTCCAAGCGAACCAATCCCGAACTTGTATTTTCAAGCAAGAATGGTTGCGTTTCGTCTTCGAATCGAGTTCAGTAGATCAGACTTGCTATTTCATCGGACCGTCGTCAAATTTAGTTTCTCATATATATTCGCGGATTTACACCTGAACCGGAACAGCACCGGGACCTTGTTGGTTATCATTTGGGAAGATCGGCCTGTCACATCAAATCACCCATTAGCTTCACACATTCCACTTAACccggagaaaagaagaaactcACCTCATCAAAAATAACCCTAATCATCAAACTACAACTCGGACACACAGCAATCTCCTCTCCATCTCTCAAATCGTCAATGCAAATCTCGAACCGATCGCCACAGGGACATGGGTAATGGTAGATTTGGAGGTTGGGGTCGAAAGTCATGTCTTCGATTTCGATTTCGTCGTAGATGGAGAGGGATTCGTCGGCCATTTTGCttgattttcttcttttctgaTCTTGATTGTTCTTTTCAAGAGGTTGTCCGAGTTGGTGCCTGTCTGGTCACTGATTTAGATATCTTGGTGGCGCTGTCGCAAAAATTTTGgggcggtcatgtgactgCGGAGGTGCCTTATCAGATCTGCATATCATTTGGATTGTGTGCCCGAGGATGCATATACATCTCGTTGAGGGTATCGAAGAAATTAAAACACCAGAGGACAGTATTTACTTCTCTAAACCCTTAATCTCTGTCTCCACCGCATCCATCTTTTTGATCGTATCAGCATACTGTCGTGTGATATCTCCAAGCGGACCAGATCCAGATTCCTTGTTCAATTTCTCAATAGCAAGCTCTCGTCTCTCTTCTAACCGCTCGCACGTCACCTGGAGATGTTGTTTGTATCGAGTAAGAGCGGAGATCGTCTCGGGTGTATAAACAGTAGACCCGATATCTAGTTTTATCACGCTGTTCAGAGTTAGCCTTGCCTATTCAAGACAATGTCCGGAGTAGTGTATGAACTAACCCCAACTTCGCCTCAATGCCCTGCGCCACCGTAGCCAAATGTTCAGCCTTAGCCTTTGTAGCTCTAGACAACGCCCCATGTTTCGCACGCTCCAACAGCACAACTGTCCGTTCCAACACCTGCGCCCTCGCCGCGAGTACCTCGGCAGCGGTCGCAGCCATCTTCCTCCGGGCCGTGGGTAACTCTGACAATTGAGCCTGCCGTAGCTGCCGCAATCGCTCACCAAATCGTGGGTTCAGAAAAGCCTGTTGTGTTGATCTAGTTGTGGCTTGCCGTGTACGGACTCGAGGGGTCCGCGGGGGTTCTTTGGATTCTGTGGTGGACGAGTCGGTGTCCGCTATGGCTCGGAGGTCATCGATGGCGGAGGCAAGGgcgttggagaagaaggggatGAGGGATGGGATGTTAACATAGAATGCTTCGATGTCCGGAGCGAGGAGGGAGGATGCTTCGCTGCTTTCTATGCTGTTACCGGGGTCGTCGATGTCTTTACCGATTTGGCCTCGTGGAGTCTCCAAGTAAAGTACAATAATAGCGACGATGTCTCGGTACTATACCATCCCCCCAATTTCCATCAAAGGTGAATCCCCATATCTCACAAAGGATACTCAATCAATGGGCCACTGACCTCATCCGCCAACCCACTCTCCGGATCAAACGCCAACCGCCTCAACGTCTGTTTCTCAATCTGCCTCTTTGCATGCCGTACGCGACAATTGTTCAGGTCCTGTTTAACACCGCAATAAAAGATTCTGCATCAGTAAGTCGCAATCATCATGGCTTGCTGCTGCGTACTTCCAGGGCTTCTTGTCTGGCCGGTTGCGTATCATTTGCGCGTGTGGACCCATCGGGATTAAGGACAGTGGTTGTCAGCTGGTGGTATAATCTTTTGAATTGGGGATTGCTTTCGAGGATCGTGGGATCGCAGGGGGGAATCATTGTCGTAATGTTTGGTTGAAGATGGGGTTGTCGATGCAGAGGTTGGAGGTTACCGTTGTGACTGCGCACACCGCCTAGACTTTCTCTATCTACTCTTACCGTTTTCGGTGTCTACAGAACTTCAGAATACAGTAGTGTACAGTGATTTGAGATTCTTCACTTCCATTTCACATTCACATCGTAATCATACATACATCCAGTGCCATTCAAAGCCCACAGCGCAAGAAAATAACCTTAGCGACCATTCATCTCATGGGCATGGCGACAAAGGACAAAAAGACAGCGGTTCTAATGAATCCATCACTGCTCTTCCACAACCCCAAATACCTCACAATACCCCAGCCCCTCGAACGTCCCCAAACGACATCCTCAGATAGTCTAACATTATTCTCCCTCACTTCGTATCGAACATCCACACGCAATAaatgaaaaggaaataagACGAATCTGAAAGCTGAAGAACGcttctcaaaaaaaaaaaaaaattagcCAAGCCATTTGCTGGTTGGCGAAGGATCCACGAACTCGCAAGAGAACTAAAAGAAGTGGAGATAGGTTGGTCgcgggaaaaagaaaagaacacaAAAATGATGATATATGTACAAGGGGTTCAGGCCCGGTGTAGGGAAATCCGCTTGGGTACGCAGCACACTGTGACAAAGGTATTGCGTGGCGGCAAGAGATATGCAGACCGTTATTAGTGTTAAAAGGAGACATAGACACAAGATGAAGGTTTCTAATTGACTCGAATCACTCGAGAGTAAGAGAGAGAAGTCGGAATAGAGGATACATAGCATCTTCAAACAGAAAGGTGCACTGCATTTATTCTTCCTCGCTCTCTTCGGAATCATCATCTGAATCATCACTACTCTCGTTCGGTTCGACAGAAGGAACCGGGTCCGGCGACTGACCGCCGCCACCCTCAAAGCGCGACAGGTTGTTGGCAAGCATGTTAATTTGGGCTTCTTGTTCGTACTTGCTCATCGGCTTATTCTTCTTGGGCTTCGGGGCGGCAGAGTTGTTCGAAACAACGGGCGCGGGCTCGTCGTCATCTTCCATGACATGCGGAGCGTTCTTCCTAACGAACTTGAGCAGCATCAGTAGGACATCATTGGGGAGCTCATCAATATCCAGCTCGATCTCAGTCTCTTGGGTGCCCTATGATAAGAAAGTTAGAACGCTGtccacaaaaaaaaaaaaaagaagggaaagaggCGAGACATACCTTGAGAGCCGGAACGTTGCTTTGAATGATCTTAAGAGCTTCCTGCATTTTCTTGTCGGGAAGGCTACTGATGCCATTGGAGATGAGCTGCTTCTCATGGTAGGTGACGAAACGCTGCTTCTCAGGCTTGGACTTGGAGGTCTTTTTGTCCTTCTTGCCAATGGAGATGGACCCGCTCTTCTTCGAATCCTTCTTGCCAACTGACTTTGACTTGCCAACCTTCTTCGATCCAGGCGgcgtcttctttttcttctgggTAATCGCTTCAACCTGACGGGACATCTCTGCAATTTGCTTCTGCAGCAGGGTGAGCTTTTCGGTGTCTTCATCACTTTCTTCCACATCTTCATCACTGTCCTCGTCGGAAGAGTCGAGACTCTGTTGCTCGTGCTGGGGCTCATGAGCTTCAAGATAGCGGTTCTTCTGTGCCCACTTGCTGTTGAAGACCTCCTCAAGTGTTTTTCCGGCCATGAAAGTTGGGTCGCCAGGAATGTTGAACTTGAAGCAGTTCTTGAAGATCTGACGCATATCGGTTTCGAAATCCTTCGCATTTTCATATTCACCAGCCTTGAGCTTATTCGACATGGTTCCGAGATCCATCGGCTTCTTAATGATGCTGTGATAAGTCGGAATATTGAGCGCGACAGGGTCAACCGGGTAGTAGAAAGGCATGGCGTAATTGTAGTGCTTAGTTTTGTAGAGTTCATCGAGAACTTCTTGACAGAATCTCAATTCCCACTggaacttcttctttttaGGCTTTGTAGAGTAAGGAAGGTCCCGTTTGGGGGGATGGATGGAGCGCTTAGGACGTCCATCGGCAGTGGTCGAGTCGCGGCGAATAAGAGGCAGCCCTTCAGGGCCCAGAGCAAAAGTCGTGGCTTGGGGGGACCCGGCCGCACGGGGACCAGACTGACTGGCGCGTGCCTGCGGTCGAGCAGCTGTGGTCTTGGGAGATCCCTTCTTGGACTTCTTCTCTTCGACCTGGTCCGGCCGAGGGAggttgaccatttgcttatCAAAAGTGGCCTTGAGCTTCTGACCTTCTTGGGCAACCAAGTGATCAGGACCGTTGAAGGTCATTGCGTTCTGGACCATCAGGTAGAAGTCGTCAATGACGTTCTGTGCGGTGGGATACTCATTGGCCTTCAATTTGCGCTCAATGGTCCCGAGGTCCATAGGGCGTGTAATGAATTGAGGGTAGTGAGGAATGTTCATTTTGATCGGATCAACAGGCTCCCGGTAGAATCGCGCATCGTTCATACGCTTTAAACTCTGGATTCCTTTCAAGAGAAACTTGTGTTGCATCTTGGTCATGGTCCTGTTTTCGTTGGCTGGCGGCGCGGCAGAGACATCTGTGGCAGGCGTAGGCAAGTTCGCGGCACCTGTATCAGTCGAAGCGGGAGCGGGAgccggtgctggtgctgcaCCTTCAAAGTCAATCTTTGTACGCTTCGCAGCTGGTTCATCACCGTTTTCCGGTTCACGTTCCCTGGAAATCTTGGTCGGAGAAGCTGGGGGTTCCGGTGCGTCCCGCATCTCTTGATCGTTGGTCTGTGGTTGGTTGCTAGTGACATCCTGGCTAGGCGCACTGTCCAGCTTGGTATCGACCGAAGGGTGATGAGGAAGTTCAGCCTTTACTATGGTCGAATCCTGCTGGTTTTGGGGTGTCTGTGGGTTATCTTCCACTTTGACTTCCGACGAAGGCTCCGCGGCAGGCTTTGGAGCATCTCGTGGTGCTGGAATTTCCTTCGGGGCCGTGCTGTCCGCGCCAACATTATTAGATGAATCTTGAGAAGCGGGCTGTTCGATGACAGGTTTCTCCTCAGCAGGCTCCTTCTTGGTCTCATCTGTTGTCTGTTCCATATTCGAAGGTTTTGCGTCTTCGGCTGGAGGAGTTGCTTGGGGAGCGACTGGCCGGGCAGCTGTATCAGTAGCGGGCTGAGTGGAAGACTCGGAGTTGGCGCCGTTCGTTGTGGCGAAATTGGCGACACCATTCTCAGTCGGACCGTTGGGGACGTCGGGCTTGGAATCAGTCACTGGATGAGCTTGCGCGCTGAAAGCAATGTCAGTGAATATCCCTCGCGGACTGGTAACACACAATGGTAATGTGAATACATACCTTGTGACAATATCGGGAGAGGAAATTCCATTTGGCGACGGCGGCAGTTGAggcttctcctccttgtGAATGGAGGGAGCCTCGGCAGGCGGCGTCGCCATTGAGAGCTCTGGGTGTGTATGAGAGATCTTAAGAAAACCCCTCCAGTAGAAAGCGTGAAGTGGGAAAGGCAGCCGAATACAAGGACTCTAGTGGAACACAGCGACACAAGCGATAAGCTCGACTCAGTTATCgaagagagaaggagagagagagagattaGGAAGTGACAGCAGCAAGACTGAACTGGAATAGGTACTCTGCGCTATTATCACAGACTAATGGAATCGAATTCTCCGTCGAGCGAAAATAATAAACggaataaaaaaaagaaacctgTTTAGATGACAGAAACCAAGGTCTCCAGCGCTGGTTGTTGTGATTTTCTTTTGAGTGTCGCCAGAGCCCGAAGAGatacaaaaagagaagaaagagtcGCAGAGTGGAGAATGCGACAAGAAAGCGAATTTATATTGCCAAGAGGCGGTCAAAGATGAGTCACGTGGGCGGCGACAGTGGCAAGCTCGACGATTTGCCGGAAGAGGAAataagagagaagagagagagcaAGGTCAGATGATCGTCAGGCAAGGATGCAGCAGCGACCACAAGAAAAGTGTATGCCTCAGGCTGTCAATAtgaaaagagggaaaagaaaaacaagatCAGCCACTCCTGCACGCACTGTGGCTGGAAAAAGATTAGGGAAGATGACGACGTTGATAAGAGAAAGTCCCCAGCAGATCAGGGGGGCACAGACAAGAGAGCGCGACGCGACGCGCCGTTGTTATGTAATcggtaaaaaaaaaaaaagggtaaCCGAGGATACCAGGAtaggaggggaaggggaaCAAATAAAAAAAACACTCTCAAGACAAGAGAAAAATCGGAGGGGGTGCGAGAATGCTTAAGTACGAGCGCCCGCGTCGCGCTCGTCCGCCCTCTGCCGCTAGCCCCATCAGTCGCGCTATGCCCGATTGTTCTAGTTCAGGCCATTTTACAGCCTCTGATTGGTTACAAGATGACGCGTTCTACCGGTACGCGTTactgattggttgattattGACCCACTGGCGGATACCGGAATCTTTCATGGTCGGGAGCGGTAGTcatcgttttttttttttcttacTCTGTAAAGTTCTTTCGTCTCCGTAGCTTCTTCCTTTCAGCTAGGTATGGACAGTGTGTAAAAATAGTTGCAAAAGAAAACAATTGCATCACACCAAAGAGCGCCCCATGTATCACCGACCAACGGGTGAGGGAGATCAAAATGACATACCCAAAAAAATGGATACCAGACATTCATGTACGAGTGGTGACCCAAATGCACTCCTGACCACCACAACCCCAGGGTTGAGCCCCAAGCCCTTCTCCTTGCTTCCGATCGGGTCTAGGGTACTCCGTAGAGCCTGTCACACTGATGCAACCACCCTTGGACGCTCCACCCGCCAAGGCATAAACCAGAATTGGGTCATGCCACGCGATTAGGATTCCCAGAAACATAAAAATGTAAACATCACATCAAGTGGTATCCGTCGGTCTTCGTTGATAAGGGATGCTAGGTTCCACTAGTTATCTCCGTTGGATATTCTCGTCAAGCGGCCTGCATGTACGAAGTACGGCGCATTCCCTAGTTATCCGATAGGTTGTCTTCAGCGAATTCGCTAGTTGCTGCTGTAGAGTAACGGTGGCGACTGCTTGTCAATAGCTCTTCGTGACACTCCGATGCAATAATGTTGTAGACAACCCCGTTTACCTCAGATACACCTTGCTTGTTAATCAACCAAACGAGCCCTGCCGTTTCTTATTGAGTTGATTGCAAAGACGCCACATCGGGGAACTGAGGTAAGGTGATAGACGATGTGCATAGATGTCATATCGAAGGATATCGAGGGAAACCGAGGGAAACCATCATCGTAGAGCAATGCTCCAAACCCGCGGTTGGCGTTGGAGGATTTGTCAAGTTGGCGCACTACTATTGTGGCATCTTAACGACAATAGCCACGGGCGTCCAAGTTACCTGTACTTTGACAACGGGTGCAGTGAGCAGGATGTCGAAATCAGCAGGCAGGCTGCTGTTGTTTAGACAAGGGGTATTGGTAACTGAGTACCACTGGCACTAGGAATCAGTTTGTATTGACCAAAATAGCAGAGTAGTGCACATAACAATTTGAAATGAACGCTTTGTTCTAGAAAATGATGCTTCCCAGTCCAGGCGGAGAGAAGAGACATTAGGATTACTTAAGCAGCAACGGAGCTCCCCAGGCCGCTAAACCGTATCGGGATAAGCGTATCTACAGCCTTTTACagaacttttttttttttgtttcgtCCTCAACACCGACGACGGTCTGCAGCTCTTACACCCATAATATTCAGCATTTCTGGTCGAAAGAGGGCTAGACTTGTCTCACTGTGTGGCGTCCATCTTTGCGACTCATTTTAATTCAACTTGATCGCCTGTTTTCACGGATTTCTTACAGAGAAAGATGGGCAAGAAAGCCTCTCGGGCGCCGGCCTCGAAGACTTCTTCGGCCGCCACTGCCGGTCAAACATATACGGGGAATAAGTCATCGATATTGCGAGCTGCTTTTGCGCCATCGGAGTACCAATTGGCTCTTTTTGCGTCCGTTATTCAGGGTCTCGACGCTCAACACCTCCGCATCCATGACACAATCACGGGACGATTGCAGTGCGAACATGTACTAGCTCCGAAGGAAACAATCACATCGCTGGACTGGGGCTACTACCCGGGCCGCCAGCAGAAGGACCAGCAatcaaagaagaagaggaagcgcCCTTCCGACGTCAATGGAGCCGGTGGATCCGAACTGGGTGATGTGGTTGTTGCTTTTAGTACAAGTTCCTCCGACATTCGGATGTATTCGCCTGCTGAGGACAAGATTGTGGGATCGCTTGCGAATGGACACGAGAAGGGTGTTAAGGATTTCAAGTTTACTGCGGGCC from Aspergillus chevalieri M1 DNA, chromosome 1, nearly complete sequence includes the following:
- the FRR4 gene encoding frataxin family protein (BUSCO:EOG092659DX;~COG:P;~EggNog:ENOG410PRTK;~InterPro:IPR036524,IPR020895,IPR017789,IPR002908;~PFAM:PF01491;~go_component: GO:0005739 - mitochondrion [Evidence IEA];~go_function: GO:0004322 - ferroxidase activity [Evidence IEA];~go_function: GO:0008199 - ferric iron binding [Evidence IEA];~go_process: GO:0016226 - iron-sulfur cluster assembly [Evidence IEA];~go_process: GO:0055114 - oxidation-reduction process [Evidence IEA]); translated protein: MLPRAPRAILSAIRPSLRISRIAAPAAIHPQVPQQPQPALRRSFHFSPIARKGIHPESSDPPAPKPQSHNVAGAAVHITEPTPLTDVQYYEYSEHYLESLLNEVERTAQEDASDLEGEYNAGVLNIIAPDIGTFVLNKQPPNKQIWLSSPISGPKRYDWVVEGEGQNEKQETRTNVSGQWIYLRDGSNLTDLLNSELGLNLPKDIYSEKLY
- the dph3 gene encoding CSL family zinc fnger-containing protein (COG:S;~EggNog:ENOG410PRY8;~InterPro:IPR007872,IPR036671;~PFAM:PF05207), which gives rise to MADESLSIYDEIEIEDMTFDPNLQIYHYPCPCGDRFEICIDDLRDGEEIAVCPSCSLMIRVIFDEADLPK
- a CDS encoding uncharacterized protein (COG:S;~EggNog:ENOG410PKZP), with protein sequence MIPPCDPTILESNPQFKRLYHQLTTTVLNPDGSTRANDTQPARQEALEDLNNCRVRHAKRQIEKQTLRRLAFDPESGLADEYRDIVAIIVLYLETPRGQIGKDIDDPGNSIESSEASSLLAPDIEAFYVNIPSLIPFFSNALASAIDDLRAIADTDSSTTESKEPPRTPRVRTRQATTRSTQQAFLNPRFGERLRQLRQAQLSELPTARRKMAATAAEVLAARAQVLERTVVLLERAKHGALSRATKAKAEHLATVAQGIEAKLGVIKLDIGSTVYTPETISALTRYKQHLQVTCERLEERRELAIEKLNKESGSGPLGDITRQYADTIKKMDAVETEIKGLEK
- a CDS encoding putative transcription regulator BDF1 (COG:K;~EggNog:ENOG410PH11;~InterPro:IPR036427,IPR001487,IPR027353,IPR038336, IPR018359;~PFAM:PF00439,PF17035;~go_function: GO:0005515 - protein binding [Evidence IEA]) gives rise to the protein MATPPAEAPSIHKEEKPQLPPSPNGISSPDIVTSAQAHPVTDSKPDVPNGPTENGVANFATTNGANSESSTQPATDTAARPVAPQATPPAEDAKPSNMEQTTDETKKEPAEEKPVIEQPASQDSSNNVGADSTAPKEIPAPRDAPKPAAEPSSEVKVEDNPQTPQNQQDSTIVKAELPHHPSVDTKLDSAPSQDVTSNQPQTNDQEMRDAPEPPASPTKISREREPENGDEPAAKRTKIDFEGAAPAPAPAPASTDTGAANLPTPATDVSAAPPANENRTMTKMQHKFLLKGIQSLKRMNDARFYREPVDPIKMNIPHYPQFITRPMDLGTIERKLKANEYPTAQNVIDDFYLMVQNAMTFNGPDHLVAQEGQKLKATFDKQMVNLPRPDQVEEKKSKKGSPKTTAARPQARASQSGPRAAGSPQATTFALGPEGLPLIRRDSTTADGRPKRSIHPPKRDLPYSTKPKKKKFQWELRFCQEVLDELYKTKHYNYAMPFYYPVDPVALNIPTYHSIIKKPMDLGTMSNKLKAGEYENAKDFETDMRQIFKNCFKFNIPGDPTFMAGKTLEEVFNSKWAQKNRYLEAHEPQHEQQSLDSSDEDSDEDVEESDEDTEKLTLLQKQIAEMSRQVEAITQKKKKTPPGSKKVGKSKSVGKKDSKKSGSISIGKKDKKTSKSKPEKQRFVTYHEKQLISNGISSLPDKKMQEALKIIQSNVPALKGTQETEIELDIDELPNDVLLMLLKFVRKNAPHVMEDDDEPAPVVSNNSAAPKPKKNKPMSKYEQEAQINMLANNLSRFEGGGGQSPDPVPSVEPNESSDDSDDDSEESEEE